From one Streptomyces sp. R41 genomic stretch:
- a CDS encoding acyl-CoA dehydrogenase family protein has translation MDARFTAEQDEIRRTLRELLVKRCGPEELRAAVRTPAGYDPALWEALAQQLGLPGLALPEAYGGVGCSVTELALACEESGRALAPSPLLATAVLAAPLILALGTRAQRTELLPRLASGELTAALAVPGAGLATALGLVGDNRGDWAGDGRAGGVQARRAEGAWRLFGQAAQVLDGHSAGLLVVAAHTGGFARSRTLLFLLREGAQGLVRVRQTSLDETRPQARIELRDVDAELLGDDGSDVPTALAAVGDTAAAVLATEAVGAADRALERTVEYVRQREQFGRAIGSFQAVKHRLADVYVGVQAARSAAYYAAWAAGAGGERVGALALAQALEALRTAASEGIQLHGGIGFTWEHEAHLYFKRASGDELLFGPVHRLRGYAADAARLFDGGEVAV, from the coding sequence ATGGACGCCCGTTTCACCGCCGAGCAGGACGAGATCCGCCGCACTCTGCGGGAGCTGCTGGTCAAGCGCTGCGGCCCGGAGGAGCTGCGGGCCGCCGTGCGGACCCCCGCCGGGTACGACCCGGCGCTGTGGGAGGCGCTCGCGCAGCAGCTCGGCCTGCCCGGGCTCGCCCTTCCCGAGGCGTACGGCGGTGTTGGTTGCTCGGTGACCGAACTCGCCCTCGCCTGCGAGGAGTCGGGTCGCGCCCTCGCCCCCTCGCCGCTGCTCGCGACCGCCGTCCTCGCCGCACCGCTGATCCTGGCCCTCGGCACCCGGGCCCAGCGCACCGAACTGCTGCCACGCCTCGCCTCCGGCGAGCTCACCGCAGCCCTCGCCGTACCGGGCGCGGGGCTCGCGACGGCGCTCGGGCTGGTCGGCGACAACCGCGGGGACTGGGCGGGCGACGGGCGCGCCGGGGGCGTACAGGCGCGACGGGCCGAGGGTGCCTGGCGCCTCTTTGGGCAGGCGGCACAGGTGCTCGACGGACACAGCGCGGGGCTGCTTGTGGTGGCCGCGCACACCGGGGGGTTCGCTCGGTCGCGGACGCTGCTGTTCCTCCTGCGAGAGGGCGCCCAGGGGCTCGTACGAGTGCGACAGACGTCCTTGGACGAGACGCGGCCGCAGGCCCGGATCGAACTGCGGGACGTGGACGCCGAGTTGCTCGGCGACGACGGCTCCGACGTGCCCACCGCGCTCGCCGCCGTCGGGGACACGGCCGCCGCCGTGCTCGCCACGGAAGCCGTGGGCGCCGCCGACCGCGCGCTGGAGCGGACCGTCGAGTATGTGCGCCAGCGCGAGCAGTTCGGGCGGGCGATCGGGTCCTTCCAGGCGGTGAAACACCGGCTCGCGGATGTGTACGTGGGGGTGCAGGCGGCGCGGTCGGCGGCGTACTACGCCGCGTGGGCGGCCGGCGCGGGCGGAGAGCGGGTGGGCGCGCTCGCGCTCGCCCAGGCGCTGGAGGCGCTGCGCACCGCCGCCTCCGAGGGCATCCAGCTGCACGGCGGCATCGGCTTCACCTGGGAGCACGAGGCCCATCTCTACTTCAAGCGCGCCTCTGGCGACGAACTGCTCTTCGGGCCGGTGCACCGGCTGCGGGGGTACGCCGCCGACGCCGCGCGGCTCTTCGACGGCGGGGAGGTGGCGGTGTGA
- a CDS encoding acetyl-CoA acetyltransferase, producing the protein MTPGQGTGQRTGQRKVAVVGAALSDCGRVDEATPYALHAQAARRALADSGLDRSVIDGFASAGLGTLAPIEVAEYMGLKPTWVDSTSVGGSTWEVMAAHAADAIAAGHANAVLLVYGSTARADIKAGRRTGNLSFGARGPLQFEVPYGHTLIAKYAMAARRHMHQYGTTPEQLASVAVQARANASANPEAMFRDPITLDDVLSGPMIADPFTKLHCCIRSDGGAAVLLAAEEYVRDCRTTPVWILGTGEHVSHTTMSEWEDFTVSPAAVSGRLAFQRAGVRPEEIDLAEIYDAFTYMTLVTLEDLGFCAKGEGGAFVDAGKGRLLVDGELPVNTDGGGLSAQHPGMRGLFLLVEAVRQLRGEAGERQVRKRGGGLPELAVASGTGGWFCSSGTVVLGR; encoded by the coding sequence ATGACGCCAGGACAGGGGACAGGACAGCGGACAGGGCAGCGGAAAGTCGCCGTCGTCGGCGCAGCCCTCTCCGACTGCGGCCGGGTGGACGAGGCGACCCCGTACGCCCTGCACGCCCAGGCGGCCCGCCGCGCGCTGGCCGACTCGGGCCTGGACCGGTCGGTGATCGACGGCTTCGCGTCGGCGGGCCTGGGCACCCTGGCCCCCATAGAAGTGGCGGAATACATGGGCCTGAAGCCCACGTGGGTCGACTCCACCTCCGTCGGCGGTTCCACCTGGGAGGTCATGGCGGCGCACGCGGCGGACGCGATCGCGGCGGGCCACGCGAACGCGGTGCTTCTCGTCTACGGCTCGACCGCTCGCGCGGACATCAAGGCGGGGCGGCGCACGGGAAATCTCTCCTTCGGCGCGCGCGGCCCGCTGCAGTTCGAGGTCCCGTACGGCCACACGCTCATCGCCAAGTACGCGATGGCCGCGCGCCGCCACATGCACCAGTACGGCACGACGCCGGAACAGCTCGCCTCGGTCGCCGTCCAGGCCCGCGCGAACGCCTCGGCGAACCCGGAGGCGATGTTCCGCGACCCGATCACCCTCGACGACGTCCTGTCCGGCCCGATGATCGCGGACCCCTTCACCAAGCTGCACTGCTGCATCCGCTCCGACGGCGGTGCGGCGGTGCTGCTCGCGGCCGAGGAGTACGTACGCGACTGCCGTACGACGCCGGTGTGGATCCTCGGCACCGGCGAGCACGTCTCGCACACCACGATGTCCGAGTGGGAGGACTTCACGGTGTCCCCGGCGGCGGTGAGCGGACGGCTCGCGTTCCAGCGGGCAGGGGTGCGCCCGGAGGAGATCGACCTCGCCGAGATCTACGACGCCTTCACCTACATGACGCTCGTGACCCTGGAGGATCTCGGCTTCTGCGCGAAGGGCGAGGGGGGTGCGTTCGTGGACGCCGGGAAGGGGCGGCTGCTGGTGGACGGGGAGCTGCCGGTGAACACGGACGGGGGCGGGCTGTCGGCTCAACACCCCGGGATGCGGGGGCTGTTCCTGCTGGTGGAGGCCGTACGGCAACTGCGGGGAGAGGCGGGCGAGCGGCAGGTGCGAAAGCGCGGCGGAGGCCTGCCGGAGCTGGCCGTGGCCTCCGGGACAGGCGGCTGGTTCTGCTCCTCCGGAACCGTGGTCCTGGGCCGTTGA
- a CDS encoding CorA family divalent cation transporter — protein sequence MSEARERLAASAFLLVNVELPEETSIEEQPIAQQLGLEAEELTWLGKDGEPVRAEFLGDRAGFVVPVVDQGQVTHIHAVATDRYLVTVHRGVAEVTESLTARFRHERPSDAVALLFLLLQEALETFRRSAVQALLAVEGLEDEMFQGRRPEQVYRLAQLRRQAALLHRTLLPYAQVTDDIVTRRMMSGRFPEEHQRLAHAFQHAARMVMTDIETLQDAARRTFASYSSLVSGEQNGVINRLAIVSTIFLPLTFLTGFFGMNFTYLTDELESKAVFWLLAVGLQVSVLFVAFYVLHRTRIWRRLRDEEGLDDR from the coding sequence GTGTCGGAGGCACGTGAGCGTCTTGCCGCGTCCGCCTTCCTGCTTGTCAACGTCGAGCTGCCCGAGGAGACGTCGATCGAGGAGCAGCCGATCGCCCAGCAGCTTGGTCTGGAGGCCGAGGAGCTGACCTGGCTCGGCAAGGACGGCGAACCCGTGCGGGCCGAATTCCTCGGAGACAGGGCCGGTTTCGTCGTGCCCGTGGTCGACCAGGGGCAGGTCACTCATATCCACGCCGTGGCGACCGATCGGTACCTGGTCACGGTTCACCGAGGGGTGGCCGAAGTGACGGAAAGCCTGACCGCACGATTCCGGCACGAAAGGCCGTCCGACGCCGTGGCCCTGCTGTTCCTGCTGCTGCAGGAGGCACTGGAGACCTTTCGCCGGTCCGCCGTGCAGGCCCTGTTGGCGGTGGAGGGCCTCGAGGACGAGATGTTCCAGGGACGACGCCCCGAGCAGGTCTACCGGCTCGCGCAACTACGACGGCAGGCTGCCCTCCTGCACCGCACGCTCCTGCCCTATGCCCAGGTGACGGATGACATCGTCACACGGAGGATGATGAGCGGCCGCTTCCCGGAGGAGCACCAACGGCTGGCCCACGCGTTCCAGCACGCGGCGCGGATGGTGATGACGGACATCGAGACTCTCCAGGACGCCGCGCGGCGGACCTTCGCCAGCTACTCCTCTCTCGTGTCCGGAGAGCAGAACGGCGTGATCAACCGGCTGGCCATCGTGTCGACGATCTTCCTGCCGCTGACGTTCCTGACCGGATTCTTCGGCATGAACTTCACCTACTTGACGGACGAGTTGGAGAGCAAGGCCGTCTTCTGGCTGCTCGCCGTGGGCTTGCAGGTGTCCGTCCTGTTCGTCGCGTTCTACGTGCTGCACCGCACCCGCATCTGGCGGAGGCTGCGTGACGAGGAGGGACTGGACGACCGGTGA
- a CDS encoding pyridoxal 5'-phosphate synthase — translation MEPDLHGLLRSLRVWDTELPGFEPEEAPQEPLALFTRWFAEAVAAGQPEPHTMSLATSDEDGLPDVRIVMLHGADADGWSFATHATSRKGRQLSARPYAALGFYWPVQGRQVRLRGPVTVAPPEEGQADLHARSPGALAAALVGHQSEVLPSREELARASEAAWDRAQREPDALAPTWTLYRLQPEEVEFFQGDARRRHVRLTYRRRTDDDGWLRELLWP, via the coding sequence ATGGAACCGGATCTTCATGGGCTGCTGAGATCGCTGCGGGTGTGGGACACGGAGCTGCCCGGCTTCGAGCCGGAAGAGGCGCCGCAGGAGCCGTTGGCCCTGTTCACGCGGTGGTTCGCGGAGGCGGTGGCGGCCGGGCAGCCGGAGCCTCACACGATGTCGCTCGCGACGTCGGACGAGGACGGCCTGCCCGACGTCCGCATCGTGATGCTGCACGGCGCGGACGCGGACGGCTGGTCGTTCGCGACGCACGCGACGAGCCGCAAGGGGCGGCAGCTGTCCGCCCGCCCGTATGCCGCCCTCGGCTTCTACTGGCCCGTGCAGGGGCGACAGGTCCGCCTTCGTGGCCCCGTCACCGTCGCGCCGCCGGAGGAGGGCCAGGCGGACCTGCACGCCCGTTCCCCCGGTGCGCTGGCCGCCGCGCTGGTGGGCCACCAGAGCGAAGTCCTGCCGTCGCGGGAGGAGTTGGCGCGGGCGTCGGAGGCGGCGTGGGACCGGGCCCAGCGGGAGCCGGACGCGCTCGCCCCCACCTGGACCCTGTACCGCCTTCAGCCGGAGGAGGTGGAGTTCTTCCAGGGCGACGCCCGGCGGCGGCACGTACGCCTTACGTACCGCCGCCGGACGGACGACGACGGCTGGCTCAGGGAGCTGCTGTGGCCATGA
- a CDS encoding GNAT family N-acetyltransferase, whose product MADVHEQHATRPSPELSGHGLRLRLWNPESDVDIAAYLLGLSDPEFQRWNTPLRMIRDLDGARESLRSRIASTADGTGFSFCVMDADTDAILGHIGVNEINHVMSRALVGYWVLPEARGRQVATRALALAARYAFTDLGLYRLELGHALGHEVSCRVAERCGFRYEGTLRGAMFEAGRHDAFRDEHLHARLATDPEPPVAFERRAASGG is encoded by the coding sequence ATGGCTGACGTCCACGAGCAACACGCGACCCGTCCCTCCCCCGAGCTGAGCGGTCACGGTCTGCGGCTGCGCCTGTGGAACCCGGAGTCCGACGTCGACATCGCGGCGTATCTGCTCGGGCTGTCCGACCCGGAGTTCCAGCGCTGGAACACGCCGCTCAGGATGATCCGGGACCTCGACGGCGCCCGTGAGTCGCTCCGCTCGCGCATCGCGAGCACGGCGGACGGCACCGGGTTCTCCTTCTGCGTCATGGACGCGGACACCGATGCGATCCTCGGCCACATCGGCGTCAATGAGATCAACCACGTCATGAGCCGTGCCCTCGTCGGCTACTGGGTCCTCCCGGAGGCCCGCGGCCGCCAGGTCGCCACCCGCGCCCTGGCCCTCGCCGCCCGCTACGCCTTCACCGACCTCGGCCTGTACCGCCTGGAACTGGGCCACGCCCTCGGCCACGAGGTGTCCTGCCGCGTCGCCGAGCGCTGCGGATTCCGCTACGAGGGGACGCTGCGGGGCGCGATGTTCGAGGCGGGGCGGCACGACGCGTTCCGGGACGAGCATCTGCACGCGCGGCTGGCGACGGATCCCGAGCCGCCGGTTGCGTTCGAGCGGAGGGCGGCGAGCGGCGGCTGA
- a CDS encoding Zn-ribbon domain-containing OB-fold protein encodes MSGDRKPPPSAPSPAPGFDVPEADAFTRPYWDGAAEGRLLVRRCGGCGRAHHYPREFCPYCWSEDVEWERASGRATLYTWSVVHRNDLPPFGERVPYVAAVVDLAEGPRMMTEVVECEEGALRIGMELEVAFRAGVPVFRPRPPLPTGFPGGSPA; translated from the coding sequence GTGAGCGGGGACCGCAAGCCCCCGCCGAGCGCGCCGTCACCGGCCCCGGGGTTCGACGTCCCCGAAGCGGACGCCTTCACCCGCCCGTACTGGGACGGGGCGGCGGAGGGGCGGCTGCTGGTGCGGCGCTGCGGTGGATGCGGGCGGGCCCATCACTACCCGCGGGAGTTCTGCCCGTACTGCTGGAGCGAGGACGTGGAGTGGGAGCGGGCGAGTGGCCGTGCCACGCTCTACACCTGGTCCGTCGTCCACCGCAACGACCTGCCGCCGTTCGGTGAGCGAGTGCCGTACGTCGCCGCCGTCGTCGACCTCGCGGAGGGCCCCCGGATGATGACCGAGGTGGTGGAGTGCGAGGAGGGCGCATTACGGATCGGGATGGAGCTGGAGGTCGCCTTCCGTGCGGGGGTGCCGGTTTTCCGGCCCCGGCCGCCGCTTCCCACGGGCTTCCCGGGCGGGAGCCCGGCGTGA
- a CDS encoding DoxX family protein: MDTIWLSGAEWLAVLRIGLGLWWLESWRHKDKKGWFERGTGIAWAADVAAKHRWNAVRSGFDVVVAPRPRTMAYVVVYAELALGLGLVAGLLTPIALVGGLLLNVLYLVLMIHDWAEQGQNSMMALISVVGLFGMSWQTWSLDSAIGLFQ; encoded by the coding sequence ATGGACACGATCTGGCTCAGCGGGGCGGAGTGGCTGGCCGTGCTGCGGATCGGGCTCGGGCTGTGGTGGCTGGAGAGCTGGCGGCACAAGGACAAGAAGGGCTGGTTCGAGCGCGGGACCGGAATCGCCTGGGCGGCGGACGTCGCGGCCAAGCACCGGTGGAACGCGGTGCGCTCGGGCTTCGACGTGGTGGTCGCGCCGCGCCCGCGCACGATGGCGTACGTCGTCGTGTACGCCGAGTTGGCCCTCGGGCTCGGCCTGGTGGCCGGACTGCTGACGCCGATCGCCCTGGTCGGTGGGCTGCTCCTGAACGTCCTCTACCTCGTCCTCATGATCCACGACTGGGCCGAGCAGGGGCAGAACTCGATGATGGCGCTGATCTCGGTGGTCGGGCTGTTCGGGATGTCGTGGCAGACATGGTCGCTCGACAGCGCGATCGGGCTGTTCCAGTGA